A region of the Kribbella sp. NBC_01245 genome:
CGCACGAGCTCGCCTTGCAGTACATCGATGCGCGCGATCTCGCCGGCTGGACGCTGGACCAGGCCGAGCGCGGCAACGGCGGCGCGTACAACCTGGTGAGTCCGCCGGGATTCACGACGATGGGGCAACTACTCGAGACCTGCGTCGAGGTGACCGGCTCGGATGCCGACCTGCGCTGGACCGAGCCGGAGCGGATCCTTGCCGCGGGCATCGAAGGCTGGACCCAACTGCCGATCTGGGCCGAACCCGGCACGAGCTACGACGCCTTGCACCATGCGGATGTCTCGAAGGCCGTCGCGGCGGGCCTGGTCAACCGGCCGGTCGAAGACACCGTCCGCGATACCTGGACCTGGATGCAAGGGCCGGACGGGCAAATGGCCCGGACCGTACGGTCAGCGACCGGGCTCGATCCGGAGATCGAGGCAACGTTCCTGAAAGCCCAGCCCCAAGGACCGTCTTAACGTTCATTTGACCCCACGCGGTCGCCCGATATGGCACCGTAGTCGCACACGGCCCGTCCTCATCGAGCCCACCTCCCCCCGGGGCCCGAGGACGGGCCGTTCCCTGTCCAGGCGGCAGAATCCGGCGACTTCCGGACAGTGGTCGGCCCCGAACGCTGTTGCCTCAACGCCGGGGCCTGGGGAGGGCGACGCTCGAGCGGGCACCCTCTCGTGTGCGCCCAGTGCCCGCTCCCCGGCCTTTCATGCGCCTTGGTCGCAATAACCACGAAGGCTTTTCAGGCGGAAAGGTTGGCCAGCGCCCAGCGGGCCCAATCCAGCGTGGCGGTGTGCTGGCGCAGGCCGAACTCCGCCGCCAGCCGCCCGAACCACAGCCCTTCCTCCCCGCACCGAGCGTCCTGAGCGCGCACGACCTCGGTCAATTCGGCCAATTCCCGCTCAGCCTCGATTGCGGTCTGCTCCAGTAACACCCGCGCCTCGGCGGCCGGCAGCGTCGACAGCAGGAACATCCGCAGCACCTCTTCGTTGCGGACGTTCTTGTGCACCGGCGGATTCCGCAGCCACTCGCGCAACTCCTCCCGCCCCGGCTCGGTGATCGCATACGTACGCCGCCCGCGGGCGCCCTCGTCCACCACCGCGACCAGGCCGTCGTCCGCGAGCCGGGTGAGCTCCGGATAGATCTGGCTGTGCTTGGCATGCCAGGCGTAGCGCTGGAGCGTGTGCTCGAACCGGCGGGTCAGCTCGTAGCCGCTGCCGGGGGCATCGTCGAGCAGGCCGAGCAAGGCGAACCGAAGGGACATGGCAACAGGTTATTGCATTCATTGACATGTAGGAAATTACATGTCATCTTCGGAGCATCAACGCCAGATCTGGGGAGTGACGATGACGACCACAACAACGACCGGGGTATTCAGCGCGGCAGTGCTGGCACCTGTGCCCGACGAGACCGAGGCGTACGACCTGCCGATCGTCGGCGCCCTGCCGCCCGATCTCACCGGCCGCTACCTGCGCAACGGCCCGAACCCGCTGCCCGGCGAGAATCCCGCGCACTGGTTCGGGGGCCACGGCATGTTGCATGGCATCCGGCTGGCCGACGGCCGGGCGGAGTGGTACCGCAATCGCTGGATCCGCACCGACCCGTTCAAGGGCAAGGTGACCGATCGGCGTTCGCATCGCGCGACCACGGCGAACACGCACATCATCGAGCACGGCGGCTGCCTGCTGGCCCTGGGCGAGGGCGGATTCCCTTATCAGGTTGACCGCGAGCTGGACACGGTCGGCCCGCATGACTTCGGCGGAAAGTTGCGCACGGCAATGACCGCGCATCCCAAGCAGGACCCGGTGACGGGTGAGCTGCACTTCTTCGGGTACGGCGCCACGCCTCCGTATGCGACGTACCACCGTGCGGACGCGTCCGGTCAACTCGTGCACAGCGCCGAGATCGAGATCGCCGGCCCGACGATGATGCACGACTTCGCGGTCGCCGAGAACCACGTGATCTGGCTCGACCTGCCGGTCACGTTCGACCACACCCTGATCGACCGCGGCATGCCGTACGCCTGGAACGAGCAGTACGGCGCACGCCTCGGGTTGATGCCGAAGAACGGGACGGAGGTGCGCTGGTTCGAGGTGGACCCGTGTTACGTCTTCCACGTCGGCAACGCCTCGGAACTACCCGACGGCCGGATCACCCTGGACGTCGTACGGTATGGCCGCGCCGGGTGGGACCACATGTGGAGCAGCATCGGCGGTCAGGTTCGCAACGGGCATGAGGTGGTGCTTTCGGCAGGGCGCGTCGGCGGCGCGACGTTGCATCGGTGGACACTCGACCCAGCGACCGGGGTTGTCGCGGATCAGCCGTTGGATGATCTCGAGGTGGAGTTCCCGACGCTCAACGAGGAGCGGCTCGGGCGGGCGAATCGCTTCCTGTACACGGTTTCGCAGCCGCTGGGCGCGGTGGTGAAGTTCGATACGAACTCGGGCCAGACGTCGGTGGCCGAGCTCGGGCGGGACCGGATTCCGGGCGAGGCGGTCTTCGTCCCGGCCGCGGATGCGCGGAACGAGGATGACGGCTGGCTGCTCACGGTTGTGGGCGATGAGACCGGCAGCGCCTCCGAGTTGGTCGTGCTCGATGCGTCGGATCTGGACAGCGGTCGGGTCGCCACGGTGCAACTAGCGCGGCGCGTGCCCGCCGGATTCCACGGCTCCTGGATCCCCGACCCAGCCAGCTGAGATCTATGCAGCGGGTCCTCGGCCGGACAGCATCCGGATCATCGCCGGCAGGACGGCGACCGAGACGTCCGGGTCGATGGCCCGCTGCACGCCGAGTCCGACGCCGAGGCTGAGCACGGCGGTGGCGCAGTCGGTGGCGGACATCGGCAGCTCGATCCCGAACTGGTCGGCATGCCGGCCGAGCAGCACGGCCACGGCGTCGCGGATCTCGCCGTTCCGGGCGGCCAGCTCCTGCCGGATGTGCTCGTCCTGCCGGGCCCGCGTCGCGAACTCGACCTCGAACACGGTCCAGGCCACATCGCCGATGGTCGCGTCAGCCCAATCCTGGAAGGCGGCGAGCATCTCCTCCAGCGTGGTCGTACCGGCAAGAGCCGAGGCCATCCGCATCGCCTGGTCCGCGCGGATCGCGTCAACGACGGCCAGGCAGAGCTCGTCCTTGTTGCGGAAATTCGAGTAGACCGCGCCCTTGGAGAAACCCGCCTCGTCCGCGACCTTCTCCAGCGAGGTGGCCGCATAACCGTCCCGCAGGAACAGCGCCGTCGCCGTACCAACGAGCTTCTCGCGGGTCGCCGCCTGGCTCTCCGCCCTGGTCATCCTGGCCATGGCTAGAACTCTAGTGGTTGTTTCACCTTCCGCAGGTATCCAAATACCGCTAGTCTCCGAAAGCATGAACGAGACACGGCAGTACGACGTTCTGGTGATCGGCGCCGGCGCCTCCGGGATCGGCGCCGCCATCCGGCTGAGGCAGGCGGGGCGCGACTTCGCCGTACTGGAGAAGGCGGACGACCTCGGCGGCACCTGGCGGGACAACTCGTATCCAGGCTGCGCTTGCGACGTACCGTCCGCGCTCTATTCGTATTCCTTCGCGCCCAATCCGGAATGGACCCGGGCCTTCGCCGCCCAGGCCGAGATCCAGGCGTATTTGCGCACGACCGCCGAGCGGTACGACGTACAGTCGCGGATTCGGTTCGGCGTCGAGTTGGAGCGTGCCGATTGGGACGAGTCGGCCGGACTTTGGCGACTGGAAACGACCGATGGGCCTTATGCCGCAAGGATCCTGATCTCGGGCACCGGGCCGTGGCACCAGCCGTTGATCCCGGAGATCGCCGGGTTGTCCGAATTCACCGGTGAGGTTTGGCATTCGTCGCGGTGGAATCACTCGTACGACCTGAAGGCCAAGCGTGTCGCCGTGATCGGGACGGGTGCTTCGGCGGTCCAGTTCGTACCGAAGATCCAGCCGTCGGTCGCGGAACTCCACTTGTTCCAGCGAACGGCGCAATGGGTGCTGCCCAAGCCCGACCACTACGTACCGCAGGCGGAACGCTGGTTGATGCGCTCCTTCCCGGCGGCCCAGCGCGCGCTGCGATCCGCGGAGTACGCCGGGATGGAGTTGCTCGGCCTGGGCTTCCGCCACCCTTGGCTCCTTCGCCAGGTGCAGCGAGTCGGACGACTCCACCTGCGCCGGGCGGTGCGCGATCCGCTGCGGCGCGCGGCGTTGATGCCCGACTACACGCTTGGCTGCAAGCGGCTTCTGCTCTCCAACGACTACTACCCAGCGGTTGCCGCCAGCAACGTTGTGGTTCATCCGGGCTTGAGGGTTGTCGATGGCAACAAGCTGGTCGATGCCGATGGCAATGAAACGGTCGTGGACGCGATCATTCTCGGTACTGGGTTCCACATCCTGGACTTGCCGATCGCGCACCGGGTGTACGACGCGGACGGGCAAAGTCTGGCGGAGCATTGGAAGGGCAGCCCGCAGGCCTATCTCGGCACCACGGTGAAGGGATTCCCGAACGCCTTTCTCCTCCTTGGCCCGAGTCTTGGCACGGGACATACGTCCGCTTTCATGATTCTCGAGGCGCAGTTGCGTTATGCGCTTGGTGGTGTCGAGGCGATCCTGCGCGGGGATTGGCATAGCGCCGAGATTCGTCCAGAGGCGCAGGACGCTTTCAACGCCGAGGTGCAGGAAGGATTGGCGGGGACCGTTTACGAGACAGGCGGTTGTGCCAGCTACTACCACGACGCGAATGGGCGGAACAGCTTCAGCTGGCCGTGGTCGACGGCCCGAATGCGTCGCAGAATAAGGGATTTCGACCCGGCCGACTATCTCGTGAGTGAAAAGGCGGGTGTGCGATGAGGTATCCACCGATCGAGTTGAGGCGCGCGGTCGTGATCGTCACCGGCGGCGGTCGCGGGATCGGCCGCGCCACCAGCCAGGCCTTCATCGAGGCGGGCGCCACGGTCTGCATCGGCGACCTCGACGTCGACCTCGCCCGGGAGGTCAGCCCGCACACATACCAGGTAGACGTCACCGATCGGACTTCGTTCGCGGCGTTCGTCGGCGAGGTGCTGGCCGAGTTCGGCCGGGTCGACGTACTCGTCAACAACGCGGGCGTGATGCCGCTCGGCGCGTTCCTGGACGAGCCAGACGCCCTCAGCCGCACAACTCTCGACGTGAACGTCTGGGGCCTGATCCACGGTATGCGCCTGGTCCTGCCCGGCATGATTGCCCGAGGCAACGGCCATATCGTCAACATCGCCTCGATGGCGGGCAAACTGCCACTGCCGGGGATGGCCGTCTACAACGCCAGCAAGTACGCCGCGGTGGGGCTGACCGCTGCGGTACGACGCGAGGTGCGCGCCTCGGGCGTGAGCGTGAGCGCGGTGCTGCCGAGCGCGGTCCGGACCGGGCTCGCGTCCGGCGTACCGGTTGGTGGTGCGCTGCCCACGGTCGATCCCGAGGACATCGCGGCCGCGGTCATCCGCAGCTGCCGCACCCGCCGAGCGGAAACGCCCGTGCCCGGTTATCTGGCCGGTTGGGACCTGCTCGCGGCCGTCACCCCCGAGCCGCTGATGAACCTCGGCCGCCGTCTCGTCCGGGACGACCGCGCCCTCACCTCGGTCGACGCGACCAGCCGTGCGGCGTACGAGGCGAGGGTCGCGAAACAGTCGCCATGAGGACAGCTGTGACCGCAATTCCTCGATAGCGGCCAGGTCGGCATCGAGGGCGGCCGGCCTCGAGCACCTTGATGGCGGCGGGGATATCGCCACGGGCGTCGCCTTGGCGGGCGGCGTTGAGCAGCACCCGGTCGAGCTGTCCCGCCGTCTCGGCCTGGTCGTCTTTCTCGGCCTGGCCCGGCGAGGTGATCCGGAGCCAGTTGCCTCCCGGGTCGACGACCGAGAACCCGCCGGTGGTGCCCTGTTTGCGGCGCGGCCGGGTCATCCGCGGCAACCCGCTGACCGGCAGCTTCCCGTACGCCGCGCGCAGGCCGGCCGCGAACTCGTCGTACAGGACAGCGATATCGGGCACCACCACGATCACGTTGCCGAGGGAAGTCTCGGGATCGAACTCGGGGATGCCAAAAAAGTGCAGGTCGAGCCCGCCACGCTGCAGGCACAGGTACGGATTCGGCCGGGCTTGGCGGTAGGTGACGGTGAAACCGAGGGCTTCGTAGAAGGGCACGATGTCGTCGAGGTGGCGGCAGGGCAGGATCGGAATCGTTCGCTCCACTGAACTCACCCAAACAGCGTACGCTGTCCGGAGTTTCTTCGCCCATGGTTTTCGGCTTGGCTCTGGATCACGAGTGGGGTTGCTGGCATCTTGGGACTGCCAACCGGGGTGGATGGCGCGGCTGTGGGGGAACACGGGCCGCTGAATCGAGCCGGCAGCGGCTCGGGGGGATGGTCGTGATGCGTCGTTTTGCCTTGTTCTGTTCGGGTTTGCTGGTTGCGGCGAGCATTTTGACAGTGCCGAGTACGGCCCACGCCGCGACGATCAACGTCACCACGACGGCCGATGTCGTCAATGGCGGTGACGGAGTGACGTCGTTGCGAGAGGCCGTCACCAGTGCGAACGCGGCAGGTGACGCGACCACGATCACGCTCGCGGCGGCCGCGACGTACGGGCTTGGATTGTGTGGCGCGACCGAGGACGGCAACGCCAACGGCGACCTCGACAGTACGTCGGCCCTGGCGCTGACGATCCAGGGCAATGGCTCGACGATCGACCAGAACTGTGCGGGCGAGCGCGTGCTGGAGACCCTTGACGACACCGGTTCGATCAGCCTGGTCGCGGTGACGTTGACGGGCGGCGATGAGACGGACGGCGCTGCCTTGAAGTATGCGAACGACGCCGCCGTCCTGAGCGGATCCGTTGCTACTGGCAACAATGCGGGTGGCGGACGAGTCCTGTCCGGGCCGGATATGGGCGGCAGTCTGCAACTCACCTCGTCGTCAGTGAGCGGCAACACGGGTACGGGTGTCTCGTTGTCCTTCGGCTCGGTGACGATCACCGGCAGCACGATCTCGACCAACACCGGCCGCGGCGTCAGCCTCACCGACGGCGCGCTGTCGGTCACCGGATCGACCGTCAGCGGGAACGGTGGGGATGGCCTGCGTACGACGGGACAGGGCTCGGGCCATTTCACGGTGGTCGGTACGACGGTGAGCGGTAACGCCGGCACGGGCGTGATCTGCTCCGCATGTGGCGATCTGACCGTGACGGATTCGGTTGTCACCGGCAACCACCCGGGCAGCAGCTCGGCGGGTGGTGGCATCCAGATCAGCTTCGACCAGGACGCGCCGACCGATCAGCCTGTCGTCACGATCACCACGTCGACCATCTCCGGCAACTCCCGGACCGGCGCCGGTGGTGGCGTCAGCGCCGAACTGCTGGAGAACACCGACAACCCGCCGCCCGCGCAGATCCTGATCAACCGGTCGACCATCACCGGGAACAGCGCGTCCGGCGTACCGGACAGTCAGGGCGGTGGCGTGTACGCCGAGACGGGCGAGGTGCGGATCGACAACTCCACCATCACGCAGAACTCGGCCGAGGCCGCGGGTGGCGGCGTCTACACGCTGGCGCATGACGTGTTCCTTCGGCACGCGACCATCACCGAGAACTCCGCGGGCGGCGTCGGCCGGAACGTCGCGACCAACGCGGCACTGCACACCTTCGCGTCGATCGTTGCCTTCGGCCCTGGTTTGAGTGGCGATTGCGGGATCGAGTTGCTGACGTACTCGGGTGGGTACAACCTGGCCGGGGACGACACCTGCTCGCTGGCCGGTACGGGTGATGTGAGTAATGCGGGCGATCCGTTGCTTGGCGCCTTGGCGAACAATGGCGGTCCGACGATGACGATGTTGCCGGAGGTGGCGAGTCAGGCCCGCGGGCTGGTTCCGGCGGCGGCTTGCACGGTGCTCACGATCGACCAGCGTGATACGGCGCGGCCGCAAGGTGCCGCGTGCGAGGCGGGGGCCGTTGAGGTGGCGGAGGCGCCACCCGCGCCGGCTTGTACGAAGACGGGCACGTCCGGGTCCGACCTGTTGATCGGAACGCCCGGGGCCGACGTACTGTGCGGGCTCGGCGGGGACGACGTACTGCTAGGTGCCCAGGGCAACGACATCCTGCTTGGTGGGGATGGGCGCGATCTGCTCATCGGCGGCAAGGGGCTGGACACGGTCGACGGTGGTCCGGGGCAGGATCTCTGCCCGAGTCCTGGTGATACGCGGATCAGTTGTTGACCGCTTTAACCTCGGCTTAGTGTTCGGTGGGTGTGGGCTTGAGGGGTGGAACGACATCGTCATGGGTGTCAGGAGATGAACGAAACAAGGAGAAGACCATGACGAAGCGCAGCAAGCTCGCCCTCACCGGAGTCACCGTGATCGCAGTGGCAGGCCTGACCCTGGGCCTCGCCACGCCCGCCCTCGCCCGGGCTCTGGATCCGGCCGACTCACCCACGCCGTCCGTCACCAGCACCACCTGGACGGATGACGACCATGCGGATCGGGACGACGACAACGGCGGCCGCGTCGATCGGGATGACCGGGACGAGGCCGGCGACGACCGGGACTCTCGCGATGACCGCGACGACCGGGACAACCGGGACGGTGTCGAGCGGGATGACGACAGCCCGGCCGAGCGGAAAGCCGAGGCTGCGGACGACCAGTGCGAGGCCAAGTACGGCGACGACGCCCGCGAATGCGCCGCCCTCGACGCCGCCGAAGAACGCCTCGACCGCTGACCCTCCTACCAAGTGCAGCCGGACGAGCCTCCTCAGCTCGCCCGGGCTGCTCTTCTTTAGAAAGGTGGTTCAGGGTGCGCCGAGGGTGAGGGTGATTTGGGCCCCGCCTAGGCGGGAGCGGGCGGCGGTGAGGGTGCCGCCGGAGGATTCGGCGGCTCGGCGGGCGATGTCCAGGCCGAGGCCGGTTGAGCCGGCGCCGCTTTCGCCGCGAGCCACGAGGTCCACGTCGGGAAGGCCCGGACCTCCGTCGCCGATGACCAGGCGGCAACCGCCGGTAGGCACGACCGTCACCGTGATCGCGATCGGCGCGCCTTCGGGCGTGTGGGCGAAGACGTTGCCCAGCAAGGCGTCGACGGCCGCGTCGAGTTCTGCCTTGGCCAGGCGTACGGCGATCGGCCCGGGCGGGAGGTCCACCGTCATCTCGCGATCCTGGTCGTCGGCCAGCACCTGCCAGAACGCCGCCCGCGCCCGGACCGCCGCAACCGCCTCGCACTGAACCGACACCTCGTCGTGCATCGGCAACCGAGCCGCCGCGATCACGTCGTCCACCACCCGGCGCAGTTCTTCAGCGGTGGCACCAAGAGCAGCACGCTCCTCGTCATCGCGCAGGGATCCCGCTTCCAAACGGAGGGCGGTGAGCGGGGTGCGGAGGCGGTGCGAGATATCCGCGACGCGCTCGCGTTCGGCCACCAGCAGCTCGCCGATCCTGGCCGCGAGGCGGTCGAGCGCACCACCGACTTCGCGGAGCTCGCGTGGGCCCGTCACGTCAGCTCGTGCGGAGAGGTCGCCTGCCTCCAGACGCGAGGCGGTCTCGGCGAGTCGCCGTACGGGCCCTAAGAGAGAGGTGGCCAAACGGTCCGCAACCAGGACGGCGACAACGAGTAGGACTAGCCCGAGCGCGGCCAGGATCAGCCAGACCTGCTGGACGCCTGCCGTCAGCTCCCCGGCCGGCACGAAGACGCGGATGACCGTCGCTCGAGGCTCGACGCCCGCGACTCCGATCAGCAATTCGAGGCCGCTGTCCGTTCTATAGGAGAAGGAGCGCGGTTGCTGGGCAAGCGTCACTCGCTCGGTCGCCGGGACCTGTGCCCCGAGGACGGAGCCGTCCGGCAGATAGAGGGAGACGGGCCGGTCCTCGGAGTCCGCGTTGATGGCCAGCATGGTCGTCTCCAGCTGTGCGCGCGGCGCGATACCGGTGATCGCGACGAGCGGCTCGACCTCCTGGCGGGCGGACGAGATCGCCCGATCGGCCGCGACCTGCCGGATCACCAGCGCGAGCGGCACCAGGAACGCGATCAGTACCAACGTGGTCGTCGCCGTCACCAGGACGAGGATCTGCCGTCTCACGGCGCGAGCAGTTTCACGCCGACACCGCGGACGGTGTGCAGATAGCGCGGCTGCTGCGCCGATTCGCCGAGCTTGCGCCGCAACCAGGACAGATGGACGTCGACGGTTTTGTCCGAACCGCCGTACGGCTGACGCCAGACCTCGGTCAGCAACTCCTTCTTGGTCACCACCTCGCCCGCCCGGGCCGCGAGGAACGCCAGCAGGTCGAACTCCTTCGGGGTCAGATCCACCGGTACGCCGCTCAGCTCGACCGTGCGGGCGCGGGACCGGATGACCAGGCCGCCTACCTCGACCGGGATCTCCGCCGCGTCACCATCGGCGGCTCGGCGTAATATCGCGCGGATCCGGGCGTCCAACTGGATCGCGCTGTACGGCTTGACCACGTAGTCGTCCGCTCCGGCGTCCAGTGCCGCCACCATCGACGGATCGTCGTCGCGGGCCGTCGCGACGATCACCGGCACCCGGCTGACCGCCCGCAACATCCGGAGCAACTCGCTGCCGTCGAGATCCGGCAGACCCAGATCGAGTACGACGAGATCGGGCCGGCCGTCGATCGCCTGTTGCAGACCCGCCATCGCGGTCGGCGCCGAACTCACGGCATGGCCGAGATCGGTCAGCGCCCGGAGCAGCGCCGTACGGATCCGGGCATCATCCTCGATCACCAGTAGCTGCGACACCCGCCCAACGTAACCGGGCGATCACCCGCGCGGGCGGCAATCTGCTGCGGCTTGGCCTTCTCTTAGCCTCGGCTTAGCCCGGCGCGCGGCAGACTGGCGGCCATGAGACGACCTCTGCTGCTGGTGGGCTTCTGGACGGTCGCCGTATTGGCCGCCACCGGGATCGGCCTGCTCGCGGTCTCGTTCGCGGGCCCCGGGCTGCCCGGTGCGGGCGCGAGCGGCGACGAACCGCTGACCGGGCCAGAGGTGAGCAAGGCCCTCGCGACCCGGACCACCCCCACAGCTGGTACGCCGGCCCCCTCGCAGGTGACAGGTAAGGCCGTCCCCTTCCGGCAGTTGGGCAATTACGTGCTGGCGTCCTGCGGCACGAACGGCCTGGCGTCCCTGCTGAACTTCACGCCCGCGGGTGGCTGGCAGGTCGACGACGACGTACAGCGCGGGCCTGCCGCCGAGGCCGAGGTGAAGTTCGAAGGGCCCGATTCGGATCTCAAGGTTCGGGTCCAGTGCCGGGCCGGCGCGCCCGTCTTCACACCCGAGGTCCAGCCCGACTGATCGGACGACTGAAGGCCGTTCCAGACCTGTAATCAGCCCTGAACGCAGAGTTATCCACAGGCGTGGGTAACTCTGATCCGCTGACGCGGCAGCTAGATCGGCTGAGGTGTCAGCCAACGCCGCGCGCACGCTTTGTGGCCGTTGTCACAGAGAGCCACGGCCGCGAAATGCCGAATGTGACCGGGGTCACACAAAATCGCTCTCTGCCCGCCTGAAGGCCGCTTAGACGCGCTCAGGACACCTGGTGTTCACCATCGGGCCCCAAGCCGGGAGAGGGCCGTTCAGAGGCTTTCGGAGTGGCTTCTGTGGATAGATGGGTTTGCGTCGTGACCGTTCTGTTATACAGTCGCTGACGGTTCGCCGAATTCGTCGAACTGCATGTGCGTCAACGCCGAGTCCTGTCAGGGCGCACATGTTCCCCTCAACAACTACTGACAGGAGTGGGGGACCCAGGAGGTTGGGTCCGAGACCAGATGGTCGGAGACCCTGGGGTGAAGTCGCGGGAGCGACCGGGCGAAGTTTTCCAGCCCGAACCCGACAGCTAACTCCGCAGGCGTCGGGAGACAACCATGCCCGTCACTGCCCGACGGACGTCGCTTTTGCGCGCCCAGAGTCCGATCAGTAGCGAGGCCAGCACCCGACCGACCGGTCGCGGACTGGCCAAGCACCGTAAGACCAAGCCCGCCGCAGCACCTCGCGCCGCAGCCGCCATGACCCTTTCGGTCGGCCTCGCGGTCAGCGGCGGAGCAGCTCTCAGCGTTGCCGGCACCCCGCAGACCGCGGACGCCGCCACCTCCTCCGCGGCCAAGACCCGCGGCAGCATGCCGATCAAGTCCAAGCCCGCTCTGCGCTACGGCGACTCCGGCAGCGCGGTCAAGTACGTGCAGTACCGTCTGCGCATCCCGATGACCAGCTGGTACGGCGCGAAGACCCGCACCGCGGTGAGCGACTTCCAGCGTGCGATCAAGCTGCCGCGTACCGGCACGATGAC
Encoded here:
- a CDS encoding C40 family peptidase, with amino-acid sequence MPVTARRTSLLRAQSPISSEASTRPTGRGLAKHRKTKPAAAPRAAAAMTLSVGLAVSGGAALSVAGTPQTADAATSSAAKTRGSMPIKSKPALRYGDSGSAVKYVQYRLRIPMTSWYGAKTRTAVSDFQRAIKLPRTGTMTKQTWGSLFYIAKHPIKKKTTASTSFHKRVLREAYKLRGTPYRYGGTTPRGFDCSGYTGYVYKKAGKKLPRVSRAQYAATKHISRSAAKPGDLVFFKSGSGRVYHVGIYAGGNTLWHSSKPGTPVRKSKIWSSRVAFGRA